Proteins co-encoded in one Capsicum annuum cultivar UCD-10X-F1 chromosome 9, UCD10Xv1.1, whole genome shotgun sequence genomic window:
- the LOC107842188 gene encoding uncharacterized protein LOC107842188, which yields MDMSNSDEINSSENQQQPTLQDPKEYLDMTSNNQKDDDEQKIAILNQDPKGCQDPMHHDQKNDDDKKIVILNQDPKGCHITMGHQEEDDMTKKTMFMHQNPKGCQNNTMAERKDEGAKKTIFLRQNRNSFQDITMDDDEDDDTNKRQILHQDPKEYQDTTMDEQKGDGTNKIQILHQDPKGCQDTTILMDDQKDDDTNKIVTLHQVPRGRQGDTAQDHRTEGGVFNETVVPQCVDDVVVPQDNVINEVVVVQPVDKEVVPQDNVVNEVVAQQPVDNKVVPQDNVVNEGLVLQSDNKVALQDNEVVVLQPVDNKVVPQDNVVNEVVVVQPDDNEVVPEDDDGFRTPTSLESKIPILATCPPAPKPNRGIKRKATPIRRGQRTIHVSFNYPPRFQ from the coding sequence ATGGATATGTCAAATTCTGATGAGATCAATTCTAGTGAAAACCAACAACAACCCACTTTACAAGATCCAAAGGAGTATCTAGATATGACATCAAATAATCAAAAAGATGATGATGAGCAGAAAATTGCAATATTGAACCAAGATCCAAAAGGGTGTCAAGATCCAATGCATCATGATCAAAAAAATGATGATGACAAGAAAATTGTAATATTGAACCAAGATCCTAAAGGGTGTCATATTACAATGGGCCATCAAGAAGaagatgacatgaccaagaaaacaaTGTTTATGCACCAAAATCCTAAAGGGTGCCAAAATAATACAATGGCTGAACGAAAAGATGAGGGTGCCAAGAAAACAATATTCTTGCGCCAAAATCGAAACAGTTTTCAAGATATTACAATGGATGATGACGAAGATGATGATACCAACAAAAGACAAATATTGCATCAAGATCCAAAAGAGTATCAAGATACTACAATGGATGAACAAAAAGGTGATGGTACcaacaaaatacaaatattgCATCAAGATCCAAAAGGGTGTCAAGATACTACAATATTAATGGATGATCAAAAAGATGATGACACCAACAAAATAGTAACATTGCATCAAGTTCCCAGAGGGCGTCAAGGTGATACTGCACAAGATCATCGTACAGAAGGTGGTGTTTTCAATGAGACAGTAGTACCACAATGTGTTGATGATGTTGTGGTACCACAAGATAACGTTATCAACGAGGTAGTAGTAGTACAACCTGTTGACAAAGAAGTGGTGCCACAAGATAACGTTGTCAACGAAGTAGTGGCACAACAACCTGTTGACAACAAAGTGGTGCCACAAGATAATGTTGTCAACGAGGGACTAGTACTACAATCTGACAACAAAGTGGCGCTACAAGATAACGAGGTAGTAGTACTACAACCTGTTGACAACAAAGTGGTGCCCCAAGATAATGTTGTCAACGAGGTTGTAGTAGTACAACCTGATGACAACGAAGTGGTACCAGAAGATGATGATGGATTTAGGACTCCAACTTCACTGGAGtccaaaatcccaattttggcaACATGTCCACCAGCACCAAAACCCAATCGTGGCATTAAACGAAAAGCTACACCAATTAGAAGAGGGCAAAGAACCATACACGTATCGTTCAATTATCCACCGCGATTCCAGTAG